The window GGACCGCCAGCTCGGGCGCGGGATCAGCGGCGCCCGGAAGGTCTGGCGGCTGCTGCATCGCGAGGGCATCGTGGCCGCCAAGTGCACCGTCGAGCGCCTGATGCGCCAGCACGGGCTGCGCGGTATCCGCCGCGGCAAGCAGGTCATCACCACGCGCCCCGACGACACCGCGACGCGACCGCCAGATCACGTGCAGCGCGAGTTCCGCGCCGAGCGGCCCAACGAGCTGTGGGTCGTGGACTTC is drawn from Cumulibacter manganitolerans and contains these coding sequences:
- a CDS encoding IS3 family transposase encodes the protein MQFIDDHRDRFGVEPICRVLTEHGVPIAPSGYYAFKKRPASARSVRDAELLVAIERVFWDRQLGRGISGARKVWRLLHREGIVAAKCTVERLMRQHGLRGIRRGKQVITTRPDDTATRPPDHVQREFRAERPNELWVVDF